From Agelaius phoeniceus isolate bAgePho1 chromosome 19, bAgePho1.hap1, whole genome shotgun sequence, a single genomic window includes:
- the DDX5 gene encoding putative ATP-dependent RNA helicase DDX5 isoform X1, whose amino-acid sequence MPGYSSDRDRGFGAPRFGGSRGGPLSGKKFGNPGEKLTKKKWNLDELPKFEKNFYQEHPDVVRRTAQEVEQYRASKEVTVRGHNCPKPIINFYEANFPANVMEVIQRQNFTEPTAIQAQGWPVALSGLDMVGVAQTGSGKTLSYLLPAIVHINHQPFLERGDGPICLVLAPTRELAQQVQQVAAEYSRACRLKSTCIYGGAPKGPQIRDLERGVEICIATPGRLIDFLEAGKTNLRRCTYLVLDEADRMLDMGFEPQIRKIVDQIRPDRQTLMWSATWPKEVRQLAEDFLKEYVHINIGALELSANHNILQIVDVCHDVEKDDKLIRLMEEIMSEKENKTIVFVETKRRCDDLTRKMRRDGWPAMGIHGDKSQQERDWVLNEFKHGKAPILIATDVASRGLDVEDVKFVINYDYPNSSEDYIHRIGRTARSTKTGTAYTFFTPNNIKQVNDLISVLREANQAINPKLLQLVEDRGSGRSRGDRRDRYSAGKRGGFSSFRERENFERTYGALGKRDFGAKTQNGAYSAQSFSNGTPFGNGFAAAGMQAGFRAGGNPTGAYQNGYEQQYGSNIANMHNGMNQQQYAYPATGAAPMIGYPMPTSYSQ is encoded by the exons ATGCCCGGGTATTCCAGCGACAGGGATAGAGG GTTTGGAGCCCCTCGTTTTGGAGGAAGTAGAGGTGGACCTCTCTCTGGGAAGAAATTTGGAAACCCTGGGGAGAAACTTACAAAAAAGAAATGGAACTTGGATGAGCTGCCCAAATTTGAGAAGAACTTCTACCAAGAACATCCGGATGTAGTGAGACGTACTGCG caaGAAGTTGAACAGTACAGAGCGAGCAAAGAGGTCACAGTTAGGGGCCATAACTGTCCAAAACCAATTATCAACTTTTATGAAGCAAACTTCCCTG caAATGTTATGGAAGTAATTCAGAGGCAGAACTTCACTGAACCAACTGCTATTCAAGCACAAGGTTGGCCTGTTGCATTGAGTGGATTGGATATGGTTGGAGTGGCACAGACTGGATCAGGGAAAACACTCTCA TACTTACTGCCTGCCATTGTGCATATAAATCATCAGCCATTCCTGGAGCGAGGAGATGGACCTATT TGTCTTGTGTTGGCACCAACCCGTGAACTGGCCCAACAAGTGCAGCAGGTGGCTGCAGAGTACAGCAGAGCGTGTCGTTTGAAGTCCACGTGTATTTATGGAGGTGCTCCAAAGGGACCACAAATCCGTGACCTGGAAAGAG GTGTGGAAATCTGCATTGCAACACCTGGAAGACTTATAGACTTCCTAGAAGCTGGAAAGACCAATCTCAGGAGGTGTACCTACCTTGTCCTTGATGAAGCTGACAGGATGCTTGACATGGGATTTGAACCTCAGATCAGAAAAATTGTGGATCAGATAAGA CCTGACAGGCAGACTCTGATGTGGAGTGCCACATGGCCTAAGGAAGTGAGGCAGCTGGCTGAAGATTTCTTGAAAGAATATGTGCACATTAACATTGGTGCACTGGAGCTGAGTGCAAACCACAACATTCTTCAGATTGTGGATGTGTGTCATGATGTAGAGAAAGATGACAA GCTTATTCGTTTGATGGAAGAAATCATGAgcgagaaggaaaacaaaacaattgtTTTTGTGGAAACCAAAAGGCGTTGTGATGATCTTACCAGAAAAATGAGGAGAGATGG GTGGCCAGCGATGGGTATTCACGGTGATAAAAGCCAGCAGGAGCGGGACTGGGTTCTAAATG AATTCAAACATGGAAAAGCACCAATCCTGATTGCTACAGATGTTGCATCCAGAGGTCTAG ATGTGGAAGATGTGAAATTTGTCATCAATTATGACTACCCTAACTCCTCAGAGGACTATATCCACCGAATTGGACGAACTGCCCGCAGTACCAAAACAGGCACAGCATACACATTCTTTACTCCTAACAATATTAAGCAAGTAAATGACCTCATCTCTGTGCTTCGGGAGGCTAATCAAGCCATCAACCCCAAATTGCTCCAGCTGGTTGAAGACAGAGGTTCAG GTCGTTCCCGAGGTGACCGACGTGACAGATACTCTGCGGGCAAAAGGGGTGGATTTAGTAGTTTTAGAGAGAGGGAGAACTTTGAGAGAACCTATGGTGCACTAGGCAAGAGAGACTTCGGAGCAAAAACCCAAAACGGGGCTTACAGCGCCCAGAGTTTCAGCAATGGAACTCCCTTTGGGAATGGCTTTGCAGCTGCAGGCATGCAGGCCGGCTTCAGGGCCGGCGGTAACCCCACGGGAGCGTACCAGAACGGCTACGAGCAGCAGTACGGCAGTAACATTGCCAACATGCACAATGGCATGAACCAGCAGCAGTACGCCTACCCTGCCACTGGTGCTGCTCCTATGATAGGTTACCCCATGCCCACAAGTTATTCTCAATAA
- the DDX5 gene encoding putative ATP-dependent RNA helicase DDX5 isoform X2, giving the protein MPGFGAPRFGGSRGGPLSGKKFGNPGEKLTKKKWNLDELPKFEKNFYQEHPDVVRRTAQEVEQYRASKEVTVRGHNCPKPIINFYEANFPANVMEVIQRQNFTEPTAIQAQGWPVALSGLDMVGVAQTGSGKTLSYLLPAIVHINHQPFLERGDGPICLVLAPTRELAQQVQQVAAEYSRACRLKSTCIYGGAPKGPQIRDLERGVEICIATPGRLIDFLEAGKTNLRRCTYLVLDEADRMLDMGFEPQIRKIVDQIRPDRQTLMWSATWPKEVRQLAEDFLKEYVHINIGALELSANHNILQIVDVCHDVEKDDKLIRLMEEIMSEKENKTIVFVETKRRCDDLTRKMRRDGWPAMGIHGDKSQQERDWVLNEFKHGKAPILIATDVASRGLDVEDVKFVINYDYPNSSEDYIHRIGRTARSTKTGTAYTFFTPNNIKQVNDLISVLREANQAINPKLLQLVEDRGSGRSRGDRRDRYSAGKRGGFSSFRERENFERTYGALGKRDFGAKTQNGAYSAQSFSNGTPFGNGFAAAGMQAGFRAGGNPTGAYQNGYEQQYGSNIANMHNGMNQQQYAYPATGAAPMIGYPMPTSYSQ; this is encoded by the exons ATGCCCGG GTTTGGAGCCCCTCGTTTTGGAGGAAGTAGAGGTGGACCTCTCTCTGGGAAGAAATTTGGAAACCCTGGGGAGAAACTTACAAAAAAGAAATGGAACTTGGATGAGCTGCCCAAATTTGAGAAGAACTTCTACCAAGAACATCCGGATGTAGTGAGACGTACTGCG caaGAAGTTGAACAGTACAGAGCGAGCAAAGAGGTCACAGTTAGGGGCCATAACTGTCCAAAACCAATTATCAACTTTTATGAAGCAAACTTCCCTG caAATGTTATGGAAGTAATTCAGAGGCAGAACTTCACTGAACCAACTGCTATTCAAGCACAAGGTTGGCCTGTTGCATTGAGTGGATTGGATATGGTTGGAGTGGCACAGACTGGATCAGGGAAAACACTCTCA TACTTACTGCCTGCCATTGTGCATATAAATCATCAGCCATTCCTGGAGCGAGGAGATGGACCTATT TGTCTTGTGTTGGCACCAACCCGTGAACTGGCCCAACAAGTGCAGCAGGTGGCTGCAGAGTACAGCAGAGCGTGTCGTTTGAAGTCCACGTGTATTTATGGAGGTGCTCCAAAGGGACCACAAATCCGTGACCTGGAAAGAG GTGTGGAAATCTGCATTGCAACACCTGGAAGACTTATAGACTTCCTAGAAGCTGGAAAGACCAATCTCAGGAGGTGTACCTACCTTGTCCTTGATGAAGCTGACAGGATGCTTGACATGGGATTTGAACCTCAGATCAGAAAAATTGTGGATCAGATAAGA CCTGACAGGCAGACTCTGATGTGGAGTGCCACATGGCCTAAGGAAGTGAGGCAGCTGGCTGAAGATTTCTTGAAAGAATATGTGCACATTAACATTGGTGCACTGGAGCTGAGTGCAAACCACAACATTCTTCAGATTGTGGATGTGTGTCATGATGTAGAGAAAGATGACAA GCTTATTCGTTTGATGGAAGAAATCATGAgcgagaaggaaaacaaaacaattgtTTTTGTGGAAACCAAAAGGCGTTGTGATGATCTTACCAGAAAAATGAGGAGAGATGG GTGGCCAGCGATGGGTATTCACGGTGATAAAAGCCAGCAGGAGCGGGACTGGGTTCTAAATG AATTCAAACATGGAAAAGCACCAATCCTGATTGCTACAGATGTTGCATCCAGAGGTCTAG ATGTGGAAGATGTGAAATTTGTCATCAATTATGACTACCCTAACTCCTCAGAGGACTATATCCACCGAATTGGACGAACTGCCCGCAGTACCAAAACAGGCACAGCATACACATTCTTTACTCCTAACAATATTAAGCAAGTAAATGACCTCATCTCTGTGCTTCGGGAGGCTAATCAAGCCATCAACCCCAAATTGCTCCAGCTGGTTGAAGACAGAGGTTCAG GTCGTTCCCGAGGTGACCGACGTGACAGATACTCTGCGGGCAAAAGGGGTGGATTTAGTAGTTTTAGAGAGAGGGAGAACTTTGAGAGAACCTATGGTGCACTAGGCAAGAGAGACTTCGGAGCAAAAACCCAAAACGGGGCTTACAGCGCCCAGAGTTTCAGCAATGGAACTCCCTTTGGGAATGGCTTTGCAGCTGCAGGCATGCAGGCCGGCTTCAGGGCCGGCGGTAACCCCACGGGAGCGTACCAGAACGGCTACGAGCAGCAGTACGGCAGTAACATTGCCAACATGCACAATGGCATGAACCAGCAGCAGTACGCCTACCCTGCCACTGGTGCTGCTCCTATGATAGGTTACCCCATGCCCACAAGTTATTCTCAATAA